TTATTTAATGAACATATGTCAGCGATTCTGTTGTAATTTTAGCTTCTCcacataaattaaattaatttttacaaaaaatatgaagtacaaatttcatacatattaaataatatatctggttatttagttaaaataattttacgaAGTATTATTTAAACTAAATCTTGTAGATGAAATGTAAATACTGCGAATCGACTAATTTTTAACTTATTGATCTACCAAGCAGGTAGCAACGACTTTGCTAGGGCTATGCGgttaatttcttctgtttttaagAATAATGAATGTAAGTAATGTAAACTTTGTTGATGGACTGACTCGCACGCACAAATGATTTGGCAGTTTCCTTGTGGGCAAGAGCTGTCGTCGGGGTTTATTCTCGATGTTATCCAGGTGGTAATTCATCAGACAATATCCAGTGAGCATCTTTGTTTAGTGAAAGGCATGTACGGGCCCGGTTAGTGGTATAAAAAAGAAATCTCttcaagtaaaaatatattatagctATAATTATAGTATTCAAATGGCATAATTAGCGATATGTATATAGAGAAAGTAGAAAGGAAAGATAATGGGCTTCAACATGGCGtcgaatttagaaaattttgtaatttgggGTTGGTAATACTGGGTGGTTTAATTACTAAACAAGCTCAATACTAGAATGTGCTTTCTATGAAATTCGGGTGAATATTAAGAATAAGATACAAAGAAAGTTACGGTATCGTCATTTCTATCGAAAGTTAGTGgtgttttttccaattttttgtatcGTACTCTTTCCACCATTCTATTTCTCTATTCCTTCATTTCATTCCACCATTAACCGCATAGTGAAACAAAGATAGCTATACATTAGATCAGAGACTGTTACTTTTTACGGTTGGCACAACTTTTCAATTTAGAGAGTATATGAATCGCGTTGTCTAGCATTATTTTGTCTATGTATACTTTGATAGAATTATTTCGAACAGCTGCATACAAAGAAAAAGTCGCCATAATGATAACCTTCAATATACCAAGGGTATGATCTGTGGGAAGTTATGTCACTAGAAACGTTCTCCAAATTTTCCTACATAAGTGGTTTCTTTTGCATAAAATCAACATTAGTGTTCTTATTTTTCTATGGATTGTTATTGATGTAACCAATATAGTAAAACtatgataatatatatatagaataactCTCCAATCATTAGTTTTTTAAtgcttatattaaaatttttttcttgttaaatcgTCCTGATTTTAGGTTaggaaatttgttaaaaaaacaagaaaagattgacatttcgacttGTTTCGgtcttaatcaaaatattttgactaattttctatcaaaagaaaGCTTAAAATCAAGGCATTCCATCAAGAAGAATGTATTAAAAGGTATAAGAACTAAagctgaaaaaatttattaaaatacgtacttattcatttttatttgacaaatCTTCCAGAGGGTGCTCCAACCAAATAATGTGAAACACAATATTGGTAACATTTTGGTAATGGTTTCAGTGGAATACCTCTATAAGATagttcatattttcaattacgTTGACGCATAATTGAGGTTCAATGTGGTTAAATTATCTCATCCTCTACCTCTTGAAATATTCTTGGCCTACTAACCTaagttttttctcttaaatataatcaaaaataaaaggcGTCGAAAGACATGATCGTGGCGGTCTTGATATGGAATATGAAATATCATTGCCACTGAATTTCTCGCGCAAAAGAGCCATTGTTTCGTTGACTGTGTGGTAAGTGGCATCATCCCGTTGGAATCACGTATTGTCCATATCTATATTCTCAATTTCTAATTACAAAAAGCCTGTTATGATCTCGTGATAGGGAgacctcattttcgaaaaagtacgGTCCCCGGTAGTATTTCCAGCCCATAAATCATACCAAACAATCTTGCggtaattttgtttattaacaattaaacTGTTAAGTCACTATTCACTATTGTTTGTTCAGTAAACTATTTGGCGTATAGAACACACTTGAAATGTTCAGTAGGTTCCAGATTTTGTGTCAATTTAACCTCGTGAACGTgtaaattcaagtttttattcaaaattcgcatcgtgaaattttttattgttgactATGACAGTACAACATCAATGTTTCCACCGAACTAAATAGGTCAGTATGCACAAGTGCTTTTATATCACATACAGACCCGGTTTGCTGAAATTCGCGTATAATTCTCCCGATTATGGATACATTTGATCGATTATGCTGACCAAACAATTCTCGAAATGCACAAAATGCATTTTAATTTGATCGTACATTCTTTTAAAAGCCCCCACTAATCTTAACGTACAACTCACTTGTGTATCTTTTCCTGattgaaattgataaagttTGAAACAAAGATAAGTTGAATTAAGTTTGAAAAAACACGTTAAGATGTGACTCATAATTAATATCTTGCATTAAGTTGGATCTCTGTTTATAAATATGAAGTagaatattattagaatttacgTTAATAAATCTATTAGATTAAACACTGTGTAACTTATTTATTGACAGGAGCAAATAATTCGGACTATCCGGAATTGAATCCAGAATGGACGTATTGTTTGGAAATGACATGGTTCGGACCTGAATACAGTAACGTCACCATGTATAATGGCACTTGTTCTGATTATCTGGACGAAACACGGGCTGAAGGTATACCCTGTGCTGCCCCAATTGTAATTTCATGTGAGTTATCGATTATATAGGGTGTTATAACTAGGCTTCAAAATTGTactattcaaataaaaaaacgaattcaGTGTGCGAAAACCAGTTGTCACCATAAGATATTTTTTCACCGTTTCGTTTTGGAATTtgagaaaaagtgaaaatttgttataaaataaactaccacgaatattctcaatttctcgtctttttaaagaatttgttttaaaaaatggatacattttgaataaaaaggaaaaaaaaatacttttgaaccGCTGCGAATTAGTTGCGTCCCGCGATCAATCGGACCTGTAAAGGTGTAAAGtactaaagtctatttatctaaaaaaatagtaaaccatgGAAGGATACTTTTTTGGTGGGCCAGTGTATTATAAGCTCTGTACACGCGAAGGATTTGATAGATACTTGAAGAAGATACTCCCGAAATATATTTGCCTTTTTGGAAATAACGTAATTAACAGTCttgcatttaatttttataaatattcacaatcatTTGTTTTCCGCTAGCGTTGAAATAAAGCTTTTCAGCTCTCTTCTTAGGTGGAGTATAGCTGTCAACAATTTCATGTACGGAAACTACACCTGATCTAGCAGCTTCTGCAGCGATGCAGCTCTCGCCACTCCCACGCGGCTTTTTATTTGTGGTGTATTATAGTGCCACTGATTTGGACCAATAACAATGCCGTGCTGCGTTTCGCCCGGGATATTCACGTGctaatcattgttttggtttactatttttcttcgataactGGCTTTTAGTTGTAACTGGATTGACAATGGTCTTATTTACAGGCTAAGCTTAGCTTAGGTTAGGTCATAAGATTTCAACCGATTACTTCAAATTTATCGCCATCTATTGTACTTATACCAACATTAAAAGAGGTGTTATCATTAAAAGAAAATGGTTAACCATAATTCAATCTTTAGATATCGATAATCCTGGGAAGTATAATTAGTTTACAGAACTATTTAGTACTAAATTTCTTTGAAGGTATTCGGGATGTAATTCATATACGACCCTCACAGTAACCCTGATTGAAATAGcctagaaaatatatttcaacaacaacattagaagtaaaaaatataatgaaagggaaagaagaattttgtaaaaacataTTGCTTACTGATAAATCTACGCTTTCGatagataaaatataatcaatccACTGGTATCTGTAAAATAAACAATGACGCATACTTGTACTGATTTAACCTGTAAAAAATTAGTGTTTGAGCGAGAATTATAGAGATTAGGTACATCGTAGGTATATTTCATATTTCGgattaatgaaaattaaccggaaaataaatatttacatcaaAAGCTCGATCCaacataattaaaatcaaataattcttaCTTCAAATTACATTAAGCAGATTTGGTTAGAGCAAGATGGTTGACCTGATCTCAATGAATTGGCAGGTTCAAAGAGACTTAGCAGGTCTCCAGATGATGCTTTTCTTTGGGGTAATTTAAAACagaatatgtataaataaatataaatatgtatgaattctaacaaaaattttgggagATACGCACTGTAAACGTTCATATATCTGTAATATCCCCATATCTCATGTTATTATTGTCCAATTTCATCAAGCAGCTCTTTCAACCGTGTACGCGCTATGTCAGATGAATATGGATTTACTGAATACGTGAGAGTAAATCTTCAGATATTGTATTAGATCgcaattgtttgaaatttagtTATTTAGAATAACTATAAACAAAGTGTATTTGAGAGAATGGTGGtaaaatttgattaatgaagttgaaaattgacaatttgTAAGGACTGATAAGAATATAAAAGTCAAAATCCAATTTTGAAACCACTGCAAGCTTTGATTTAATAAGATTGAACCATTCAGAAGTTTTATTACaataggtaattttataaatgaaagaaattttctaGTTACAAGACTTATGAGTTTACATTTTTTCCAGTTACTCTTTTTGTTTAAGAAAACTACTTGTAGGAAGAAGTACGAGACGTTTTTACAAAACGGAATGATTTTTGTTCAGTAGAATCCGAAATCAAAATTAGCTTGATGATTTGGAAATaagtaatttgtttttaagtATAAACAGagattttttcgtaaatttacttttaaatgaaaatatgtacaTTAATccacattttaaaataatttctaatactGCCTTTGTTTTGACAACAGATCCATTAAGGTCGTTTAAACATTTAGTTATAATACTTGTGGCACAAATGTTTCCTCAAATGAAGTAACTTGATAGTCACTGGATGTTTCATCGGGgttaatatatatgatatattatCCAAtatgtacattattttttgatatatgttTGCTTATAATAAACACAAATGTGAACTAATCTCCAGTAAAAACACGTTGCATCATCTTTGTATTTTGTGGACATTGTGCATGTCCTACATGTCGACAGAACGTGTATTGTCAACCTCTAATCAGTATTATCTGATCTGAATTGTTAAGTTCTATTCAATTGTTCTGAATTGGGCGATTTTGGGGGAAAATAGTATTGTCAATAGTGGGAGGACTACTAATTTTGTGGTAAATATGAGCTAAACTCATTAAATACATCATTCATTGGGAAAGATATGTAAGAAAATGCAGAAATTGTGCTGTTTTTCTTACTTCAGACTAGAATTTCAATTCACAAACATTTACTTTCTGCGAGGCTgggttattatttatatttctgtcCGAATTAATCATAAACCTGTGTCAAGGGTGTCAAGGAAtctacaaataattcatttcaactttattttatattgctCAATTTTAGTTTAAACCCCAAACGTCGGTTTAGACTACAGATATcgtttttttcacgttttatagatGGCGTTAATTGACAAGTGGtagtttaaactttagtttaatATTGAACGgaactttttgaaattgttaacaattttacgataaaatgattaaaaatttgcactttatatttgatgaactcgaagatgatgatgaataaattattaacattatcGACGCACCGAGAAATTATTTGTTCAAgagtgaatatttaaatttttaaaatttgttgtagTTACATCCAATTCCCTTGCCAATTCCTcccaatttttttccttttccttccCAGTTAcgtattacttttattttggaTTCTACTGTTCctttgtattttttcacaaCGTTAACCAAAAGTATATCTTATAGAAATTGCAccattctttttgttttttgttcatttttgcgTATAAAACTCtcttaaacaatttaatttagaacaaatatcggaaaaattttgattatgttGGTGACAACTGGCAGAAATATATCTGTTTAACTATGATCTGTAAAATAGGGCAATCTTGTTTCTTCTTAGTTTAAACTAGAGTTAAATCATAGcttaaacttcagtttaatCTTCAGTTTTACACTAGTTtgtaaaatttactttaaaatatGAGATTTTGTGATAAGGGGTGGTTTTTACCTCTAACAAGTAAAAAGCATACTTCAACAAAGGGTAGATGGTGTACGGACGGATCAAAACGGCAGGTGGacctggaataggagtgtacgggccTAGAACCAAAAACTCTGAAAACATGGGCAGCACACCAAGCATTCATGGAGATCATCATCTTGTCCTATAGCCAAGCAGCTATTAGAGCTCCAaactccaatatcataaaatccaaaatcgtttgggattgcctagaaaaaaCAAACCGGAacgaagggaaatgaaatagatGTGAATCTCGCTTAAGCGGGGatagacaagcccttcatggaaCCCGAatccttctgtggtatcagctacagaacaatggaaaaagcactggaaaagaaggtagataggaggaaaactaattattgggacaacctacaagggCTAAAACTGGCAAatactcttctgggaaactataaccagactAGATCTGCTGATTGTATCATTCTAAGTAAGAACTATCTACGAAttctaacaggagttctatcggggcactgttaccttaacaaacacctgaagacgctagatcTAGCGGATAATATAGCGTACAGGTTATGTTGGGCAGGGGACAAAATCTCTATCcccattctctcgaagtgtaaAACTGCTGTAAACACTGTGTTCTctagtatcgcagcaagaaagtgggacacaatagatcctttgggtcgaaGTGTTTACGAGTCCccaaatgtatatattttcatgaaagTGATTTACCGTTGGTCAGTGgatgattataaataaattaatttacaatttaaatatgaaaatctaaaatatttagcagaaaagtaattttttagtttCGTAGTATTGGAGAAGCAATTATTAGTTTCCCAAATAATCATATTATGAGAGCCATTTGTCCATAGTTATTTGGaatgtatattaataaaatatattaagaaagCTTTACCTTTGTAGATGATGGAACTTTGCCTAATATGGATTACCTTTGggataaatataaagaaagcATTTTGTGTAAAAGAAGTATAAGTCAAAGATGTATCAAGTatacatattattataataatataagtGAGTATAAACTTACAAATGCGGGTTTATGTTATTATTACTTTGGAACatacgaaaattgaaaataaaacgacaaattttattgaaaatagggGAGTACAAAGTCAAACACTAAAACTGTTTGGAATTCTTTCAAAGCCAGcaactattttattcaattcctCATTTTTTGGTACTGCTAGCAGTGCTTGTCATAAGAATCCAAAGTGAGTGAGAGGAGGTTGTTTTCTTTGCATCCGGACGTTATCGATTGATTTTCGAAACAATTTATTATGCCCCATGGCTGTGAACAAGAAACAAACCGAAATCAATAtcaacatcaaaataatttacttatttttatatatacttgACTAGTAACAATtaaattcgacaaaaaaatactttatgaaataccaaattttgctaaaaatgtattaaaaaccgaaaaataactcaaatttataaaaaaacttgattataACAAACcagcaaaaaataaatgaatgttatTCATTTCTACTAAATTTAacttttggtccttcgagccggatttaCCTTCTCTCTGTTTTCGTAATATTTGAATTACAAATCAGAATGTCCACTAAGTGGAAATCAGAATAAATACTTACAACGCGAGTGgagcttcattattttttttacataatttataataataaatctgaGATGTTTATCATGAGTTCTATGTTAAATTACGCCATTTACATTGTAAGGCTGTCCTCTCCAAAAGCCggaaataaactttatttgtttgaaaatttagataaaaaaaatgatttttttgggCTTAAttggaagatattaaaaatagtggataatgtttgttaatatttttacttttttagttGCTAATATTACCTACATGTGCGCAAAAGTTCAGCACGACTCTGGTGGAATACTGGATAGTGGGTGTTATAAACAGAAATTGACAGAAGGATATGAAACTGAAATATGCGTGTGTAAATCTACGAATGGGATACATTGGCCTTGTAATGTTGCATATAACATTAACGctcttaatattttgatattaataatgtTATCTGGTTTATTACATAGtttatttagttaataaatTGAGTGTGAAGTCATTTTGAACGATACAAAAACCTTGATATTAATACATAGTTGTGAAAATATAGGCGGTCTATTTTATTACACAATTACCCTTTTTCTTATTGATACAGAGAAGCGAGAGGTAACTGtattatgaattaaattcaatttatagaGGGTGGCACATGAATAATATCGGTCTCCAATGTTCACTGTATTAAATAATCATTGAGAATGGAAGCCTTAATATTCGAAGTAGATATAGCCCATCGTATTTTACGCTTTTAACCTAGCAAGCTCTTTGACACCATGgtaaaatcatttttagatGCAAAACATTGTCGCATTAAATTTTCGACTTCTTTGGAtttaattttcacatatgaaaaactatattacttatgagacaccctTTATAATATAATGTTTACTAACTCGAACATTGCAggtattaataaacaaatttaaggTAATACCAaacagaaatatgaaaaattaacataatcatatataaatattaagaaaaattacaaataaaatcttttggtgaccttatacgagggttgctacataAATTTTAAGATAGACCAATAGAAACAAATATCTACAATAGAAGCATTTTTTctttccgattgaggtaccaaacatatgatttgaacgcatcaaacGCTTCtccaggtgtagaaaaacgttgacctcgcgatttatttttaatctgttGAAACGAAAAGACATAATTAAGTGCCAAATAAGGATTGTACGG
The sequence above is drawn from the Diorhabda carinulata isolate Delta chromosome 6, icDioCari1.1, whole genome shotgun sequence genome and encodes:
- the LOC130895081 gene encoding uncharacterized protein LOC130895081 yields the protein MIYFMFFMIVFSFGTCVFGANNSDYPELNPEWTYCLEMTWFGPEYSNVTMYNGTCSDYLDETRAEGIPCAAPIVISYDGTLPNMDYLWDKYKESILCKRSISQRCIKYTYYYNNIIANITYMCAKVQHDSGGILDSGCYKQKLTEGYETEICVCKSTNGIHWPCNVAYNINALNILILIMLSGLLHSLFS